From a region of the Vicia villosa cultivar HV-30 ecotype Madison, WI unplaced genomic scaffold, Vvil1.0 ctg.000874F_1_1, whole genome shotgun sequence genome:
- the LOC131631843 gene encoding uncharacterized protein LOC131631843 isoform X1, whose amino-acid sequence MPGTILVSVLEFMDLPFSSSTPIRASMGKIEYQISDKGNFSFPIASLRDDLIFKIHDFEGNEISRAGVHIRMILEKGVWEDTFPLGEGYLHLKLQVVLSDEERDKIRMMRQTALKKKQDVLLNSNAALPFRTSDEVSVMNLVLHTFPQRLFPDVLSAPSSQESSPNQYLQHEKVSQLQSPVDFSNDKESSTTNVAEAEVELDQKQLNSNIADQYNKTSSIKPVSQEINLIPLENGGNKPANQPPSENHPQRATSSQEMVIFLSSEKVSSSTNNPIQDNLEDAVLPNSEKKARLGRTPSNVKKMISAFESGLPKDMKSHIKPPPTKFQVMSPMEKKDPSETRHFEQDKSLNIDPIGLQEKSKSASLVRDLQEVPEHIEESREQIHIPNRQIDSNARNEDQQEEQIHIPNRQIDSNSYIKTEIDGSKYEKIQDIKESKINTFDDNEDENSGGPFNQVIKVAIIMGFGLLVLLTRQRNKRRKDKNT is encoded by the exons ATGCCAGGAACAATCCTTGTTTCAG TACTTGAATTCATGGATCTTCCATTTTCTTCATCAACACCCATAAGAG CTTCCATGGGAAAAATTGAGTACCAAATCAGTGACAAAGGAAACTTTTCCTT TCCCATAGCTAGTCTCCGCgatgatttgatttttaaaattcatGATTTTGAAGGGAATGAAATATCGCGTGCAG GAGTACATATCAGAATGATATTAGAGAAAGGTGTTTGGGAAGACACGTTTCCGCTCGGGGAAGGTTACTTGCATTTGAAACTACAGGTTGTACTAAGCGATGAAGAGCGCGACAAAATTCGTATGATG aGACAGACTGCATTAAAGAAAAAACAGGATGTGCTTCTTAATAGCAATGCGGCTTTACCTTTCCGCACGAGTGATGAGGTCTCAG TTATGAATTTGGTCCTACATACATTCCCTCAGAGGCTTTTTCCTGATGTTTTAAGTGCTCCATCTTCTCAAGAATCATCACCAAATCAATACCTTCAACATGAAAAAGTTTCTCAATTGCAAAGTCCCGTTGATTTCTCCAATGACAAAGAAAGTTCCACTACAAATGTTGCTGAGGCTGAGGTTGAACTTGATCAGAAACAGCTAAACTCA AACATTGCAGATCAATATAACAAGACCTCATCGATAAAACCCGTGTCACAAGAAATTAATCTCATTCCTTTAGAGAATGGAGGTAACAAGCCTGCCAATCAGCCACCATCTGAGAATCATCCTCAGAGAGCTACTAGTTCACAAGAAATGGTGATTTTTTTAAGCTCTGAAAAAGTTAGTTCTTCAACAAATAATCCAATACAAGATAATCTAGAGGATGCCGTTCTTCCAAACTCGGAGAAGAAGGCTCGCCTAGGAAGAACTCCTAGCAATGTTAAGAAAATGATAAGTGCTTTTGAAAGTGGTCTGCCTAAG GATATGAAGTCTCATATTAAACCACCTCCAACAAAATTTCAAGTGATGAGTCCAATGGAAAAGAAAGATCCTTCTGAGACTCGGCACTTCGAGCAAGATAAGTCATTGAACATAGATCCAATAGGCTTACAAGAAAAGTCGAAAAGTGCTTCTTTGGTAAGAGACTTGCAAGAGGTTCCAGAACATATTGAAGAAAGTAGAGAGCAAATTCATATACCAAACAGACAAATAGATTCAAATGCAAGAAATGAAGATCAACAGGAAGAGCAAATTCATATACCAAACAGACAAATAGATTCAAATTCATATATTAAAACTGAAATTGATGGAAGCAAGTATGAAAAGATACAGGACATTAAAGAATCAAAAATCAATACTTTTGATGATAATGAAGATGAAAATTCTGGAGGACCATTTAATCAG GTAATAAAAGTTGCAATCATTATGGGCTTTGGATTACTTGTTCTCCTTACCAGACAAAGAAATAAGAG AAGGAAGGATAAGAATACCTGA
- the LOC131631845 gene encoding probable xyloglucan endotransglucosylase/hydrolase protein 23, whose product MRTEGLVGFLLLFVVTLFVAASAGNFNQDFEITWGDGRAKILENGQSLSLSLDRASGSGFRSKNEYLFAKIDMQLKLVPGNSAGTVTTYYLSSLGPTHDEIDFEFLGNLSGDPYTLHTNVFTQGKGNREQQFHLWFDPTKDFHTYSILWNPQSIIFSVDGAPIREFKNLASKGIDFPKNQPMRIYASLWDAENWATRGGLVKTDWAQAPFTATYRNFNAQVCVWTSSGSSCSSNKSPSSSSTQSWLRESLDSNGLAKVQWAQKNYMVYNYCTDTKRFPQGPPSECLT is encoded by the exons ATGAGAACTGAAGGTCTTGTTGGATTTCTTCTCCTCTTTGTGGTCACTCTTTTTGTGGCTGCATCCGCTGGTAACTTTAATCAAGATTTTGAAATAACATGGGGTGATGGTCGTGCAAAAATCCTTGAAAATGGACAGAGTCTTAGCCTCTCTTTAGACAGAGCCTCTGGCTCTGGATTTCGTTCCAAAAATGAATACTTGTTTGCAAAAATTGATATGCAACTCAAACTTGTGCCCGGTAATTCTGCTGGCACAGTTACTACATATTAT CTATCTTCTCTAGGGCCTACTCATGATGAAATAGACTTTGAATTTCTTGGTAACTTGAGTGGCGATCCTTATACCCTTCATACAAATGTATTCACACAAGGAAAAGGGAATAGAGAACAACAATTCCATTTGTGGTTTGACCCCACCAAGGACTTCCACACTTATTCTATTCTTTGGAATCCTCAAAGCATCAT ATTCTCTGTGGATGGAGCACCAATAAGGGAATTCAAGAATTTAGCATCAAAAGGGATTGATTTTCCAAAGAACCAACCAATGAGAATATATGCTAGTCTATGGGATGCTGAGAATTGGGCCACTAGAGGTGGGCTTGTGAAAACTGATTGGGCCCAAGCCCCATTCACAGCCACATATAGAAACTTCAATGCACAAGTTTGTGTTTGGACTTCTTCTGGCTCTTCTTGTTCTTCCAACAAATCCCCATCTTCTTCATCAACTCAATCATGGTTAAGAGAATCATTGGACTCAAATGGTTTAGCTAAAGTTCAATGGGCACAAAAGAATTATATGGTTTATAACTATTGCACCGATACTAAACGTTTTCCACAAGGACCCCCTTCCGAATGTCTCACATAA
- the LOC131631843 gene encoding uncharacterized protein LOC131631843 isoform X3 — MPGTILVSVLEFMDLPFSSSTPIRASMGKIEYQISDKGNFSFPIASLRDDLIFKIHDFEGNEISRAGVHIRMILEKGVWEDTFPLGEGYLHLKLQVVLSDEERDKIRMMRQTALKKKQDVLLNSNAALPFRTSDERLFPDVLSAPSSQESSPNQYLQHEKVSQLQSPVDFSNDKESSTTNVAEAEVELDQKQLNSNIADQYNKTSSIKPVSQEINLIPLENGGNKPANQPPSENHPQRATSSQEMVIFLSSEKVSSSTNNPIQDNLEDAVLPNSEKKARLGRTPSNVKKMISAFESGLPKDMKSHIKPPPTKFQVMSPMEKKDPSETRHFEQDKSLNIDPIGLQEKSKSASLVRDLQEVPEHIEESREQIHIPNRQIDSNARNEDQQEEQIHIPNRQIDSNSYIKTEIDGSKYEKIQDIKESKINTFDDNEDENSGGPFNQVIKVAIIMGFGLLVLLTRQRNKRRKDKNT, encoded by the exons ATGCCAGGAACAATCCTTGTTTCAG TACTTGAATTCATGGATCTTCCATTTTCTTCATCAACACCCATAAGAG CTTCCATGGGAAAAATTGAGTACCAAATCAGTGACAAAGGAAACTTTTCCTT TCCCATAGCTAGTCTCCGCgatgatttgatttttaaaattcatGATTTTGAAGGGAATGAAATATCGCGTGCAG GAGTACATATCAGAATGATATTAGAGAAAGGTGTTTGGGAAGACACGTTTCCGCTCGGGGAAGGTTACTTGCATTTGAAACTACAGGTTGTACTAAGCGATGAAGAGCGCGACAAAATTCGTATGATG aGACAGACTGCATTAAAGAAAAAACAGGATGTGCTTCTTAATAGCAATGCGGCTTTACCTTTCCGCACGAGTGATGAG AGGCTTTTTCCTGATGTTTTAAGTGCTCCATCTTCTCAAGAATCATCACCAAATCAATACCTTCAACATGAAAAAGTTTCTCAATTGCAAAGTCCCGTTGATTTCTCCAATGACAAAGAAAGTTCCACTACAAATGTTGCTGAGGCTGAGGTTGAACTTGATCAGAAACAGCTAAACTCA AACATTGCAGATCAATATAACAAGACCTCATCGATAAAACCCGTGTCACAAGAAATTAATCTCATTCCTTTAGAGAATGGAGGTAACAAGCCTGCCAATCAGCCACCATCTGAGAATCATCCTCAGAGAGCTACTAGTTCACAAGAAATGGTGATTTTTTTAAGCTCTGAAAAAGTTAGTTCTTCAACAAATAATCCAATACAAGATAATCTAGAGGATGCCGTTCTTCCAAACTCGGAGAAGAAGGCTCGCCTAGGAAGAACTCCTAGCAATGTTAAGAAAATGATAAGTGCTTTTGAAAGTGGTCTGCCTAAG GATATGAAGTCTCATATTAAACCACCTCCAACAAAATTTCAAGTGATGAGTCCAATGGAAAAGAAAGATCCTTCTGAGACTCGGCACTTCGAGCAAGATAAGTCATTGAACATAGATCCAATAGGCTTACAAGAAAAGTCGAAAAGTGCTTCTTTGGTAAGAGACTTGCAAGAGGTTCCAGAACATATTGAAGAAAGTAGAGAGCAAATTCATATACCAAACAGACAAATAGATTCAAATGCAAGAAATGAAGATCAACAGGAAGAGCAAATTCATATACCAAACAGACAAATAGATTCAAATTCATATATTAAAACTGAAATTGATGGAAGCAAGTATGAAAAGATACAGGACATTAAAGAATCAAAAATCAATACTTTTGATGATAATGAAGATGAAAATTCTGGAGGACCATTTAATCAG GTAATAAAAGTTGCAATCATTATGGGCTTTGGATTACTTGTTCTCCTTACCAGACAAAGAAATAAGAG AAGGAAGGATAAGAATACCTGA
- the LOC131631843 gene encoding uncharacterized protein LOC131631843 isoform X5: MILEKGVWEDTFPLGEGYLHLKLQVVLSDEERDKIRMMRQTALKKKQDVLLNSNAALPFRTSDEVSVMNLVLHTFPQRLFPDVLSAPSSQESSPNQYLQHEKVSQLQSPVDFSNDKESSTTNVAEAEVELDQKQLNSNIADQYNKTSSIKPVSQEINLIPLENGGNKPANQPPSENHPQRATSSQEMVIFLSSEKVSSSTNNPIQDNLEDAVLPNSEKKARLGRTPSNVKKMISAFESGLPKDMKSHIKPPPTKFQVMSPMEKKDPSETRHFEQDKSLNIDPIGLQEKSKSASLVRDLQEVPEHIEESREQIHIPNRQIDSNARNEDQQEEQIHIPNRQIDSNSYIKTEIDGSKYEKIQDIKESKINTFDDNEDENSGGPFNQVIKVAIIMGFGLLVLLTRQRNKRRKDKNT, translated from the exons ATGATATTAGAGAAAGGTGTTTGGGAAGACACGTTTCCGCTCGGGGAAGGTTACTTGCATTTGAAACTACAGGTTGTACTAAGCGATGAAGAGCGCGACAAAATTCGTATGATG aGACAGACTGCATTAAAGAAAAAACAGGATGTGCTTCTTAATAGCAATGCGGCTTTACCTTTCCGCACGAGTGATGAGGTCTCAG TTATGAATTTGGTCCTACATACATTCCCTCAGAGGCTTTTTCCTGATGTTTTAAGTGCTCCATCTTCTCAAGAATCATCACCAAATCAATACCTTCAACATGAAAAAGTTTCTCAATTGCAAAGTCCCGTTGATTTCTCCAATGACAAAGAAAGTTCCACTACAAATGTTGCTGAGGCTGAGGTTGAACTTGATCAGAAACAGCTAAACTCA AACATTGCAGATCAATATAACAAGACCTCATCGATAAAACCCGTGTCACAAGAAATTAATCTCATTCCTTTAGAGAATGGAGGTAACAAGCCTGCCAATCAGCCACCATCTGAGAATCATCCTCAGAGAGCTACTAGTTCACAAGAAATGGTGATTTTTTTAAGCTCTGAAAAAGTTAGTTCTTCAACAAATAATCCAATACAAGATAATCTAGAGGATGCCGTTCTTCCAAACTCGGAGAAGAAGGCTCGCCTAGGAAGAACTCCTAGCAATGTTAAGAAAATGATAAGTGCTTTTGAAAGTGGTCTGCCTAAG GATATGAAGTCTCATATTAAACCACCTCCAACAAAATTTCAAGTGATGAGTCCAATGGAAAAGAAAGATCCTTCTGAGACTCGGCACTTCGAGCAAGATAAGTCATTGAACATAGATCCAATAGGCTTACAAGAAAAGTCGAAAAGTGCTTCTTTGGTAAGAGACTTGCAAGAGGTTCCAGAACATATTGAAGAAAGTAGAGAGCAAATTCATATACCAAACAGACAAATAGATTCAAATGCAAGAAATGAAGATCAACAGGAAGAGCAAATTCATATACCAAACAGACAAATAGATTCAAATTCATATATTAAAACTGAAATTGATGGAAGCAAGTATGAAAAGATACAGGACATTAAAGAATCAAAAATCAATACTTTTGATGATAATGAAGATGAAAATTCTGGAGGACCATTTAATCAG GTAATAAAAGTTGCAATCATTATGGGCTTTGGATTACTTGTTCTCCTTACCAGACAAAGAAATAAGAG AAGGAAGGATAAGAATACCTGA
- the LOC131631843 gene encoding uncharacterized protein LOC131631843 isoform X2: protein MPGTILVSVLEFMDLPFSSSTPIRASMGKIEYQISDKGNFSFPIASLRDDLIFKIHDFEGNEISRAGVHIRMILEKGVWEDTFPLGEGYLHLKLQVVLSDEERDKIRMMRQTALKKKQDVLLNSNAALPFRTSDEVSVMNLVLHTFPQRLFPDVLSAPSSQESSPNQYLQHEKVSQLQSPVDFSNDKESSTTNVAEAEVELDQKQLNSNIADQYNKTSSIKPVSQEINLIPLENGGNKPANQPPSENHPQRATSSQEMVIFLSSEKVSSSTNNPIQDNLEDAVLPNSEKKARLGRTPSNVKKMISAFESGLPKDMKSHIKPPPTKFQVMSPMEKKDPSETRHFEQDKSLNIDPIGLQEKSKSASLVRDLQEVPEHIEESREQIHIPNRQIDSNARNEDQQEEQIHIPNRQIDSNSYIKTEIDGSKYEKIQDIKESKINTFDDNEDENSGGPFNQVIKVAIIMGFGLLVLLTRQRNKRKDKNT, encoded by the exons ATGCCAGGAACAATCCTTGTTTCAG TACTTGAATTCATGGATCTTCCATTTTCTTCATCAACACCCATAAGAG CTTCCATGGGAAAAATTGAGTACCAAATCAGTGACAAAGGAAACTTTTCCTT TCCCATAGCTAGTCTCCGCgatgatttgatttttaaaattcatGATTTTGAAGGGAATGAAATATCGCGTGCAG GAGTACATATCAGAATGATATTAGAGAAAGGTGTTTGGGAAGACACGTTTCCGCTCGGGGAAGGTTACTTGCATTTGAAACTACAGGTTGTACTAAGCGATGAAGAGCGCGACAAAATTCGTATGATG aGACAGACTGCATTAAAGAAAAAACAGGATGTGCTTCTTAATAGCAATGCGGCTTTACCTTTCCGCACGAGTGATGAGGTCTCAG TTATGAATTTGGTCCTACATACATTCCCTCAGAGGCTTTTTCCTGATGTTTTAAGTGCTCCATCTTCTCAAGAATCATCACCAAATCAATACCTTCAACATGAAAAAGTTTCTCAATTGCAAAGTCCCGTTGATTTCTCCAATGACAAAGAAAGTTCCACTACAAATGTTGCTGAGGCTGAGGTTGAACTTGATCAGAAACAGCTAAACTCA AACATTGCAGATCAATATAACAAGACCTCATCGATAAAACCCGTGTCACAAGAAATTAATCTCATTCCTTTAGAGAATGGAGGTAACAAGCCTGCCAATCAGCCACCATCTGAGAATCATCCTCAGAGAGCTACTAGTTCACAAGAAATGGTGATTTTTTTAAGCTCTGAAAAAGTTAGTTCTTCAACAAATAATCCAATACAAGATAATCTAGAGGATGCCGTTCTTCCAAACTCGGAGAAGAAGGCTCGCCTAGGAAGAACTCCTAGCAATGTTAAGAAAATGATAAGTGCTTTTGAAAGTGGTCTGCCTAAG GATATGAAGTCTCATATTAAACCACCTCCAACAAAATTTCAAGTGATGAGTCCAATGGAAAAGAAAGATCCTTCTGAGACTCGGCACTTCGAGCAAGATAAGTCATTGAACATAGATCCAATAGGCTTACAAGAAAAGTCGAAAAGTGCTTCTTTGGTAAGAGACTTGCAAGAGGTTCCAGAACATATTGAAGAAAGTAGAGAGCAAATTCATATACCAAACAGACAAATAGATTCAAATGCAAGAAATGAAGATCAACAGGAAGAGCAAATTCATATACCAAACAGACAAATAGATTCAAATTCATATATTAAAACTGAAATTGATGGAAGCAAGTATGAAAAGATACAGGACATTAAAGAATCAAAAATCAATACTTTTGATGATAATGAAGATGAAAATTCTGGAGGACCATTTAATCAG GTAATAAAAGTTGCAATCATTATGGGCTTTGGATTACTTGTTCTCCTTACCAGACAAAGAAATAAGAG GAAGGATAAGAATACCTGA
- the LOC131631843 gene encoding uncharacterized protein LOC131631843 isoform X4, whose translation MPGTILVSVLEFMDLPFSSSTPIRASMGKIEYQISDKGNFSFPIASLRDDLIFKIHDFEGNEISRAGVHIRMILEKGVWEDTFPLGEGYLHLKLQVVLSDEERDKIRMMRQTALKKKQDVLLNSNAALPFRTSDEVSESSPNQYLQHEKVSQLQSPVDFSNDKESSTTNVAEAEVELDQKQLNSNIADQYNKTSSIKPVSQEINLIPLENGGNKPANQPPSENHPQRATSSQEMVIFLSSEKVSSSTNNPIQDNLEDAVLPNSEKKARLGRTPSNVKKMISAFESGLPKDMKSHIKPPPTKFQVMSPMEKKDPSETRHFEQDKSLNIDPIGLQEKSKSASLVRDLQEVPEHIEESREQIHIPNRQIDSNARNEDQQEEQIHIPNRQIDSNSYIKTEIDGSKYEKIQDIKESKINTFDDNEDENSGGPFNQVIKVAIIMGFGLLVLLTRQRNKRRKDKNT comes from the exons ATGCCAGGAACAATCCTTGTTTCAG TACTTGAATTCATGGATCTTCCATTTTCTTCATCAACACCCATAAGAG CTTCCATGGGAAAAATTGAGTACCAAATCAGTGACAAAGGAAACTTTTCCTT TCCCATAGCTAGTCTCCGCgatgatttgatttttaaaattcatGATTTTGAAGGGAATGAAATATCGCGTGCAG GAGTACATATCAGAATGATATTAGAGAAAGGTGTTTGGGAAGACACGTTTCCGCTCGGGGAAGGTTACTTGCATTTGAAACTACAGGTTGTACTAAGCGATGAAGAGCGCGACAAAATTCGTATGATG aGACAGACTGCATTAAAGAAAAAACAGGATGTGCTTCTTAATAGCAATGCGGCTTTACCTTTCCGCACGAGTGATGAGGTCTCAG AATCATCACCAAATCAATACCTTCAACATGAAAAAGTTTCTCAATTGCAAAGTCCCGTTGATTTCTCCAATGACAAAGAAAGTTCCACTACAAATGTTGCTGAGGCTGAGGTTGAACTTGATCAGAAACAGCTAAACTCA AACATTGCAGATCAATATAACAAGACCTCATCGATAAAACCCGTGTCACAAGAAATTAATCTCATTCCTTTAGAGAATGGAGGTAACAAGCCTGCCAATCAGCCACCATCTGAGAATCATCCTCAGAGAGCTACTAGTTCACAAGAAATGGTGATTTTTTTAAGCTCTGAAAAAGTTAGTTCTTCAACAAATAATCCAATACAAGATAATCTAGAGGATGCCGTTCTTCCAAACTCGGAGAAGAAGGCTCGCCTAGGAAGAACTCCTAGCAATGTTAAGAAAATGATAAGTGCTTTTGAAAGTGGTCTGCCTAAG GATATGAAGTCTCATATTAAACCACCTCCAACAAAATTTCAAGTGATGAGTCCAATGGAAAAGAAAGATCCTTCTGAGACTCGGCACTTCGAGCAAGATAAGTCATTGAACATAGATCCAATAGGCTTACAAGAAAAGTCGAAAAGTGCTTCTTTGGTAAGAGACTTGCAAGAGGTTCCAGAACATATTGAAGAAAGTAGAGAGCAAATTCATATACCAAACAGACAAATAGATTCAAATGCAAGAAATGAAGATCAACAGGAAGAGCAAATTCATATACCAAACAGACAAATAGATTCAAATTCATATATTAAAACTGAAATTGATGGAAGCAAGTATGAAAAGATACAGGACATTAAAGAATCAAAAATCAATACTTTTGATGATAATGAAGATGAAAATTCTGGAGGACCATTTAATCAG GTAATAAAAGTTGCAATCATTATGGGCTTTGGATTACTTGTTCTCCTTACCAGACAAAGAAATAAGAG AAGGAAGGATAAGAATACCTGA